In one window of Spirochaetota bacterium DNA:
- a CDS encoding sigma-70 family RNA polymerase sigma factor — translation MNKGNMGCCDLNMIISDFYNQLKKYVIGKINNNELAEDIVQEVMLKVIVAHQKNIQVKNLRAWLFQITRNTLIDYYRKNENCIQENEVFINEILFQMEDESYNPSDYLIPMIQLLPQKYSKPLLLSDIENLPQKVIAMQMGLSLSATKMRIQRARKMLYNLFIECCDIKYTENGAFQYCTVKESCVPLKNL, via the coding sequence ATGAATAAAGGTAATATGGGATGTTGTGATTTGAATATGATCATTTCAGATTTTTATAATCAACTGAAAAAATACGTGATTGGAAAAATTAATAATAATGAATTGGCAGAAGATATTGTACAAGAAGTAATGTTAAAAGTAATTGTAGCACATCAAAAGAATATACAGGTTAAAAATTTAAGAGCATGGTTATTTCAGATAACTCGTAATACGTTGATTGACTATTACAGAAAAAACGAAAATTGTATTCAGGAAAATGAAGTCTTTATAAATGAAATACTTTTTCAAATGGAAGACGAATCATATAACCCCAGTGATTATTTAATTCCAATGATACAGTTGCTACCCCAAAAATACAGTAAACCATTATTACTTAGCGATATTGAAAATTTGCCACAGAAAGTAATAGCCATGCAAATGGGTTTATCACTTTCAGCAACTAAAATGAGAATTCAGAGAGCACGTAAAATGTTATATAATTTATTTATTGAGTGTTGCGACATAAAATATACAGAAAAT